The sequence below is a genomic window from Bombus pyrosoma isolate SC7728 linkage group LG9, ASM1482585v1, whole genome shotgun sequence.
ATAACAAttactttcttcgtttaaaacgTTAGGAATGTTTTCAATAAAAGTTATACTGTTTTGCAACGGTTGAGATGTTCCGATTTTAATCGACTAGtgattcaatgaaaataacagGTTACAATATAATCTCCCGTGTTACGAATTCCACGTGTAACTAGAATATTTTCCGCGTCAATTATTTTACACGTGAAAACGTGGAACGCGCATAAATCATACATACCTACACGCGCGGAATAagaattcttctttcatttatttaacatgCATAATGTGTTTAACGTGCACAAAATGAAGTAGACTTGAATGCTTGTTTTCACAGGATGTGCGACGGCCAaacgaatacaaattttcttttaacaaacTCTATCACATGTTTTACAATGTTCTTGCTTGACCTTTAGAGCTCAACCAGAATAAGTAATATTGCAGATTCGTGTCTCATTATtcgctatttttattaaacatacatAGATTGATGTATCACTCTGGCGGTTTGTGGTAATTCTTGAATCTATACGGAAATCACTTCCCCGAGTATGTATTGCGACTGATACAAAGAAAGCTACCTACTGTTAATCTGAACTCTTGTTATGATACTATAATCCCAGGCACATTAACACAGCGCTTCCTGCGGGCCATAGCATAACCTTGAAAGAGTCTAGACGTCGCAGACTGTGTTACGTAAAGCCAAAGTTACGAACTCCGATTTTCCGGCTTCTTGAAGATACAGATGGCCAGCAAAGATACCGCATTGTTGATAACATCGTAGTTGTTTCTCGAAATGCGCGCACATTTTCCTCAAAAATCATCTTTATCTCTTCTATGTTTTATATGTAAAGCAACAATTACGTTTCTCTTACACAATAGCGGCCTGATTGTTTGATTGTATTCAATTAcgagtaaaatattctgtCGAAAGATATGCGACGACAAAAGAACACGAAGATGCAACTGGATAATAaagattatttcttttgttagtTTTATCCGATATTCTTCTTTAAGAGTATAGAATCACACTGTTCGTGGAAAATTCTGTTGAtcgatattatacttttaattcttcCGTTGATCCATCAGTTTATCTTCGATCCTTGCAACGTTGATATCAATGAATTCCATTTATAGTTTTCCTTGTTGCtaacatatttttcgaatacATTAGAGTTCAATAGTTGAAAGATGTGACATAGCACATTACTGATAGTTTTCAATTTAGAGCtcggttttaattaaaattaataatgatagcTTGATTTCCTGCTGtgcaaacaattttattttataaagatgtACTGATAGTGCTCTTAAAAATTCGTTCAACATTAGAGCACAGTAGTTCGAAGATACGACATAATACTATTAACAGTAGTTAATTTggtggaaataattttatctcgcCTTTGAAAATGTGGTTcgcaaaaataattgtaaatggTTTTTACATCGCtctcattatttttctttcattcgtgcTTGTCTCTACGCATAACACAtcgaaatatagaataaaatacttcATTCGATTCTTCcagaaacgaacgatattattaaaagattattaaattgttcCTATTCCTTTCAATCATATTAACAGCTGTAAACACAATACCTTGCACCATATCTCTGGAAATTCGCATTTAAAATCACCATATTCCTCGTCACTGGCCGTAACAGTTATCATAGAGATTGCCGATTCACAGAATTGTTTTCATATTACCAATGAAAGGAAGAGTCAACAAAAACAACTACGAAGGacgagaaaataaaggaacgtgagtcctttttctctctgctGTTCATTCAAATGATAAGTATTTTCACAACAACAGCTTGGAGTTCACTTATCGAAAGATGCCTGAATGATCACGAACCACGTGGTAAACAACTATTGTAATTTTCGAATAACAAAACTTGACGCATGTGTGACGGAAACTTTGCAAATCAACACTACCCTACATCCATTAAGCCGGATTCAACGTAAGTGACAGAAACCACTGCTCCTTCTTACCTGTAACGACAGGTGTATAGTTTGGTGGGAAACTAAAGGTATATTCGAGTGGGGATCGTGAAGGTGGGGGCTAAACCTTCAAGAACGTACAGTGGAGAGGCACAAGGTAACCTCTGTTCTTGCgtcttgtaataaaatttattgttttaacaaTCTAACTTCGagctattatattattcggACGTTTAAATTGTCGAAATCGTTCGACTAGGTTGAATTCTCTCGAGCTTGCTAAAATAGTCGAACTATTTTAATGTTCGAATTACTCGATTACTATTCAGTTTAGATATTCGAAACTTTCAAAGCTACGAGACTTCGTATAAGAATATCGATAATGTCAGTGTTGTGTCGACAAACGTTTCTTTGAAGGTTTGAGTAGATTGATGGAATAGACCAATACTATATAGAACATATATCAGAAGTGAAAAGGATAGAacggaaaaaaggaaaggctGAAAATATTCGTCTGATTGCGAGCGTAGCTTGGATCTTgttttttttaactattcgTTAAAGGACATTCGATTTTTCCGAGTTTATCGTAGGCGAGTGTTTGCGCTTACTTgaatcgttatacgctatctCTGTCTGTTATGACTACAATTTTGAAGTGTGATTAAAAAGCAAGATAGCGTAATTCGCAAGGAAAAAAAAGTCCAcggaatatgaaaatatttttttcaaattttttaacagagCGTTCAGAGGTGAATCAGGGATCAGCATTGCAAAGTAAAAGTATTCTTCTTAGCTTCGTAAAATGAGCCAAACGAGAAGAATAATCtcttgtaattgtaattaaaaagaaaggaatgtTTTTACGTGTAATAGTTacggatataaaaattcttttatgcTGGTGGCTTTCATAAAAGTCAGCAAAAACTGATAACTTGAATCATATGATATAAGCTACAACATGCTCCGCCTTAAAGAAAATCTCAGGCATCGAGTATTAAAGCGATTGATTTGACATGGAATGATTTTTACAATTAGTTGACTTCGGAGGAAACAAAGAGAACAAAAGATCAGATTATGTACTTATGTTAATATCGCGTAGTGATTGGATGCAATTATGATCGAAAAGATTGTGAATCACCGTGGAACGATTTAAAACAGTAATTAGCGACGTTGTTTCACggttaatatatacatactgaAAATCTCCACTTGTTGCAATAATAGTTGTCATCTGGCATAAGATACACAAATGTCACGAGTTACGAATTATGACTGACTTGCAAAGTATATTACTACTGTAGGAAAAATGGAGCAGGAAAAAGGggattttctttaatatacaatgcaCAATAAACTCTTAATTAGTCAAAGAAAGAAGCTGtaaaaaaatcttttgtttgtctgttatatatattaatttataatacatcattatttatatattatattaatacagTATTCCTATGGAATGATCTATATGTATACTGACACGGGCTTATTATAGTTTTCATAGCTttcattttcatgaaaatactGTTATTGaactaacaaaattttctaaatgaaaattgatacaaATGCGAGATCGTACAAACTAATTTCAATCACAAAGTAAAcctataaaataaagtataccgaagatataatatatttggtAACTGTTTCTTGTGCAATAAATATGTGCAGTTTCTTAGtcaaaatttgtatatgtataaaaaggATATCGCTTCGCGAGATAACAccgatttataaaaatcaagatTACCAATCAGTACCGCATAATTCGATTTAATATTTGtcagataaaaatttacagaTTAACTCATTGATTCTttcgatacaattttcataatatttaagaacagttcaaacttcaaaatttgttaaatctcTAAggtcataatataatatggtATGatctgttttataattattcattactTTAGGTAATAGAAAGCTCAACTTAACTTtcgtaacattattttatataactacACATTTGCATACATGTTCTGCTATTATTTGTACTCGTTTATGACAAATTTGATCTACttcgaacatttttattgttattctaCGAGTATGATTTAGTAATCGTTTATTGGTTAAATGTAATATGCAACAAAGAATACCAGACATTGTTTACACTAAGTTgaacgattaatattaatgattgACCGTTTACAAATACACATTTTACATATGAGTATATCATAGTGATTCGTTACATCTTTAGGATACAAAATGATACCACATTGATTCGAAGTGAAATTTTAGATGCATATCATACGAATCATCGATAAATTAAGTACAGATTATATGCAGAACATTCTTTTCATTGTTATATGTTTAGcttgtatttacatttaattatccTTCTTCATACGATTAGAAGTCATCCTGTATATTATAGAATCTCGGCCTGGATCCATTTGCGAAATGGCAACTGTTTTCGTAATAAATCAAAGTTAAAACAAtacttgtatatattatttgataaaataataatgataataaacgaaaaattattacgtacTGCAAATAGCAAACAGTGAAAAGACAAAAACAACTCCAAACCATAAGAGGATATTAAAGATAATGGGATAATTTTCCGTGTAGTCTTTCGAGCGCGAGCGAATCGTTACGTCCTGGAACAAAAATCTTcatgtgtaaaatattacatattacacaTTATTGCAGCAGTATAGCTGCAAGAAAACTGAtgcatttattaaatgtgTTCTAAATCGTGTAATATTAGCAATTAACAAGTGtttttagtattatataaaatgtagctggtgtaaacataaattttacaaaagtcTTGTGTTTTGTGCCTATTATACTTtgtaaatgatatatttttgtttatttaatacgttTCGTACATCGTGCAACATTGGTGGACCACGTTGATCgataaaagcaaaattttaGCTTCAAGGTGTGACTAAATTATTTAGTACAAAAcgtattaagatattattcgtattatgtTTTTCTACTATAAGATCAGCATGCATCTTACCGAGTAATAATACAATCAAACAACTTTACAATTACaagataattaagaaatattattattatctaccTGGTGATTCACTTAACTCGACAAATACTCGCGAAGTATTCATTTTATGAAAcaacgagaaagaaattctaatatttcttaaatctaAACGATCAACAtccaaatattcaaatacctGCGAAATTCTAACATAATTCTAATATATGCCACTTAAAAAAATGAAGCGATGAAATTGATAACAATGGATAGAAGCATTGCACATGAAACACGAGTATGTGATTAAATATACATCCAAAGAAACTGAACTATCGGCAACAAGCATTTAATAAGAAGCGGTGCGACTCTAAAgctttcgataaatttttataagcGTGTGAATAATATTTGGCAAACTGAAACCACGTACATCCTTTACTTTAACGATTATATCTACATTCATTATGCGATGATTATGTGAAATGTTTTACGTTTCTCTTTTAGTAATGTCGTGtaatttaagaataaaatatttcagtcaGTATATTAGGTATGAAATACGTGTAGCATATTGAATGATAATGATTCAATGAAGACGtgctttatttcaaataaaactaaagTAAAGTTATTAGTAGTTAACGTAGTAGCTTACATTAGACTTGTTGTAggtttaaatacataaaacaagTAAACGTAACGAACTACatattaatgtatttcattttattatatttatcattttatagcATCCAAAATTATTCATTCACGTTATATGAAAAGATCGCAGCCCTCCGAGATACGCACACGTACCTTTTACtgtaatagaaattgaaataaaaaaaaaaaagattcttaAATATTGCGATTAAAAATGAGATGTGTTATGCGTGATTGTTGAATAATAAACCTTAAAATCATAGAAGTAAAAGAAGTATGTGGTGTCAATGTAAGTAATATTCTTGATTAATGGAATACTTTAATGTACTGTccaataatatagaataatatgaACTCTCGTTTGAAAGCATTTTCCACGGGTAACGTGGAAGACAACGTATTCTGTACCCGTATCCGCACTCGCACGGCTTTCAGGCACTCATTGTCAAAAACATGCCCTAAGGTTCTACTCGAATTTTTAAGCTGctcataattttcaattttatttatcatgttATAAGTATCtcgatttatttcattcaaataagACACCCCGAATCATATGGATATTTATCGAAATCATACACAATTTAACAAAGGCatacataaaattgtatacatgTCTCGTAACGAAAAGACTATCGAGTAAAATATTAGATCTGTATgctaacaaaatataaaagctaaagaatattcttttacaTTGAAGTATATCGCTAAAATAAATGGGGATACATATCGAACATTCCTCCAATAAGCGTATCCCTAATTTTCGTTTGATAAAAtgcgtataaattataaattgtcaaataatatgcaaattaaaacTTTAGAATGCATGTTAAGGGGTTTCGTGATACCTGTCCTATATATTGTGTGTTGGAATATATATCCATATTAGTCATATCCTGATTCTCACTGATTCCACTATCATCACGAGTATCGCTATTTGCAGTAGAATTATTCATATCACTGTAGTTTGTGCTAGTGTTATTATTACTTGTATTCGAATCCTCTTCgtcttctatctttttcttttcacctcGTTGATCATCTTGCTATAAGTACATGTGTTTATGTAAGCAACACATTGTTGCACAACTCAAATAATCCAAACCTAATTTATTGGTAGTCACAGTAGTTGTCGATTTTGGATTCTGTATACGTTCGATAATATTGTGAACATTGTGTAGAGTGGACATTTTATTCGGCTCCTTATATCGTGTTTGAACTTATGACGACTACTGTGAAAGTTAATATCCAGGCATCTATTATGCCTTTTcacaaaatgtattatttactaaaaattattcgtttctaatcttcatttcaaattaaatcatatattttattttacgtagtAAGATAGTTCAGTGACTGAATATGCCCTACGCTAATTGTCAGAGCAATCCTAAtattgtagatttttataatcgaGCAACAAAACAGAGATTATGCTATCCTATTACATCACCAAATAtgtagataataaaaagaagaatcaaCAAATATAAGAATACATGAATACATGAGAATAACAATTTCCTATGCCTTCCAGTTAAACTAACAAAACCAGAACCAGAATTTATAGTTCATTGAACCTTAAGTGTTCTCTCCTATTTCGCCTGATGCCGTGCTAGATAACCAACATAAATTTGTCGCcattatctttcattttgaTAGTTTTGCCTATTCCTTTATGAATCCGTTTTATTTCCTAGGaaacttaaatatttcacataaatttaaaagttcgTCGCGAATACTAGTGATCGCGATTGGTGATCGTCGACCGCTTGTTCGCACCATGGATTGAAGTCATTAATAAGGGCATTGAACAACTAATAGCACTGAATGGAATGTCAACTACTAGCAACAGTCAGCGTAAGGCTTGACTACATTGCTTTTCATTTCATAACATCAAAAGATGTTATTACTGTTAATAACAACCATCAGTGGTTGTGATgaaaaattgggaaaattCTGACTGAAATTTGTAATCCCGCTGTTccgatatatataatattatatagtacctataaatatgtaaaagtttaataaaatcagTAATTCAATGAATATTGTGCTCTgtttgttaaaagaaaatgtattaatatattaatttgaaatttgtttttgtatATTCTGTAGAAAATCAAATGTTGAATATTTCTTGGTAATTTAACATACCAAGGAAATGTTTTGAATCATAAATATCGTCTGCATAGTTCATTAGCATGTTTGAAAATCATGCAAAAAGCTATCTCTACTTTTATACACTTGTTGAGTTTCAATAGAATATCTGTTCATGCAACAATACGAACGTAcctttatcatattattattattattattattattatagttatcattattgttgttgttattaaatattgtactaTTATTCATCCGTTTAGCTTCCGAAGCAGATTCTAGATTTTTAGTTCTATTAgcctataaaatatataggtGTTAGACACAATCATTGGATATTCTGACATAACTTTTATTGTACTTGTAATGCGAATGTGAAATCattatttacgtaaattaaaaacatttatcaGTGACAGTTTGAAATCTTTTCATCACAAAACTCGGTTTCAACATGGAGCACAGCTAGTTTCGGATGTGTTACAAATagtcatatcctaatattgtgaacctaatattattttatcaacaaattttcattatatccaATCCAACAAATAAGTCGGATAAGTACAGTATGTTAGAGAAATGTAGATCCAATTTGCCATCTTTATCAACAGCTTCTTCAAAAgctagaatataatatatcaaatgtaTTACAAAAGCTATATATAAGGTGTTGTTCAAAtcctttcataaaattgttgtttaGTTTATATTAGATGATATTAACATACATTATAAATGCAAACAgttgtttcattaaataaatggtTACAGGATATGGCAGTATTGATAGTACAAATGCatataaacttatttttcatgcaaaaataaatagaagatttaaaatatattttcgtaaattcgGTCATGTCtggaaaaaagataatattcatTCTAATgatcttgttttatattttatacaaatgttGTTTTTACTTAACTTAAAATCATAATACCGACTTCCCAGATTTTCGAAAGTGCTAGATAAAtgaagtaatttattattcacattTGCTACTTGCTTACAAATCTTAAGTTCCATAGAGAGAAGtagtatttaatatcaaataaatttattctatgttttatttatttgcgcACAATACATTTGTAGCATCAACATTGCTGAATATTATACATGAAATTACGCATGGTCTATTaactgtaatattttatgaaaaacatATTTGGATAAATGCACACACTTACTGAAATATATagtttcttctcatttttctatgaaatatcgGTTAGTTACTGATTTAATAAAcatgtaaaatgattttcaatcgatcctttttcaaattttgcgAATTTATAAGGTCATGTATAAGCCtctaattttcaatattaatttttctacgatCCCTGACTTGAAAAATGTCGCTTTATAATAGGAAGAATTAATAGAGAAAATTGATATcttgaaatatgcaaaatttgaagaaatcaATTTGACCGAATTTCATACGGTGTATTTAACTCGtatctttgttatttataattacgagtttattttataaacgtatataactttaaataCAAACCGTATCTGGAGCATCCCGTTTTTGCCTGTCTAAAGTTACTGAACGGATATGATGTACCTTAGTTGCATCATTTGTGAATGCCACAATCAATAcctgaataaaaaaaaatttttattagattctagtatattacacaatataataaacataatgtatctatatatatcaACAGTTTTTAGAAATGTTATAAAGGATTCCTACCTGACCATCATAAGCTTGAATAAATGCATCATGAATAACATTCAAAGCATTATTCAACAATGACAGGGCTTCCCTAGATGCAGTTGAATTACTTCCATAAGTATCTAAAATCGGACGCAAAGAAGATACAACAAGCCAATAAATATCAGGCTTTGAATCTGGTTTGATTGCTGAAGGCGCTTTGTTAGCAATAGCATGGAGTAATTGTACTTCTTCAAGGAACTTTTTGTCCTCTTCTTTTCCTAGGCTTAAAGCTCTTAAAGATGTTTCATCGATGGGGGTGGGTTTTAATTCTCCAAGAGCAGATTGTCCTAGCTGAATTtgtattgaataaaaattatttcaatttcaatcagAATATTCGTCCacaaactttatttataataaagttttattaaaaagatttattattttatcaaagcTAATACTTACAGCATCCAAACCATCACCTAAAGATATCCTCACTAAGGTATTATCATTGTCTCTCTCCTCAAGACGTTCTCTAAGAGCCTGCCATGTTGTTTCTTCAACTTCATTCACATTTAAAGgaaatctttttccttttggTATGTCCAAAGAATCTACTCCTTCTATCGCTACTGCAACAACAGCTTCTGGAAGTCTAAATGGATCAGTGATAGAAATGCCGCTCCATATTCCTCtctataataacaaaaattataacattcaattaaaattttaattattacaagcTCTATGCTTCACAATCTTTAATAGTAGAATTCTACAtctaattttctaactttctTTATACTCTTTTGATtaagatttagaaaataatattaaatgaagGTGTATAAAAGATAACTTAAAGATGCACCAGTTTGACAGTGAAACCTAGAGCAGCAGCTAATACTTCTTTAAGCAAGCTTTGTTCCACTTCTTCATTCCCATTGAACATAACACTATTTGGACTGTGTAAAACTACAAAATCTCCACTTGCTTTAACTGTAACAAGAAGACAGCAATTGTAATGCCTGAACcttgttaattaattgaatacaAACTAAAGCTTAAATATCATTTGgaacgttatataaaat
It includes:
- the LOC122571232 gene encoding renin receptor isoform X1; this encodes MAISFRIKMFKLFLCFVAALVAVKASGDFVVLHSPNSVMFNGNEEVEQSLLKEVLAAALGFTVKLRGIWSGISITDPFRLPEAVVAVAIEGVDSLDIPKGKRFPLNVNEVEETTWQALRERLEERDNDNTLVRISLGDGLDALGQSALGELKPTPIDETSLRALSLGKEEDKKFLEEVQLLHAIANKAPSAIKPDSKPDIYWLVVSSLRPILDTYGSNSTASREALSLLNNALNVIHDAFIQAYDGQVLIVAFTNDATKVHHIRSVTLDRQKRDAPDTQDDQRGEKKKIEDEEDSNTSNNNTSTNYSDMNNSTANSDTRDDSGISENQDMTNMDIYSNTQYIGQDVTIRSRSKDYTENYPIIFNILLWFGVVFVFSLFAICIAISQMDPGRDSIIYRMTSNRMKKDN
- the LOC122571232 gene encoding ATPase H(+)-transporting accessory protein 2 isoform X2, with protein sequence MAISFRIKMFKLFLCFVAALVAVKASGDFVVLHSPNSVMFNGNEEVEQSLLKEVLAAALGFTVKLRGIWSGISITDPFRLPEAVVAVAIEGVDSLDIPKGKRFPLNVNEVEETTWQALRERLEERDNDNTLVRISLGDGLDALGQSALGELKPTPIDETSLRALSLGKEEDKKFLEEVQLLHAIANKAPSAIKPDSKPDIYWLVVSSLRPILDTYGSNSTASREALSLLNNALNVIHDAFIQAYDGQVLIVAFTNDATKVHHIRSVTLDRQKRDAPDTDVTIRSRSKDYTENYPIIFNILLWFGVVFVFSLFAICIAISQMDPGRDSIIYRMTSNRMKKDN